The region ATGTTGCCGGCAGCGTTACGCACTTTCAGGTTGTTGATCTGCGATTGCTTAGCACGAAATTCTGCATCAGCCTGTGCTTTGACCTGATAAGTACGGCCAAACAGGTTAAAGTCATTCACATACACAGAGCCCAGGTAAATCTGTAGTGCATTGAACACTTCATCCAGCGGAATGCCCTGCAATAGTGCCTGCTCACGGTCAACGTTAATGTCCATTTGTGGCACCTGAATGCGGAAGCTGGAGTACAGACCCGTCAGTGCCGGATGTTGTTGCGCCTGACCAATGGTGTTCTGGAGCGCTGCAAACAAGGCTTCGAACCCTTTGTTTCCTCTGTCCTGAAGCTGTAATTTAAAGCCACCTGTGGTACCCAGACCAAGAATTGGCGGCGGCGGGAACACCGCAACAAAAGCCTCATCTATCTCAGCAAAGCGCATGTTCAGCTGCATCGCAATCGCATGGGCGGACAGGCTGGGGTCCTGACGCTCAGAAAAATCAGCCAGTGGCGTAAACACAATGCCGCTGTTGGTGCTGTTGGTAAACCCATTCACCGACAAGCCCGGGAACGCCACGGTATGTGCCACACCAGGTACTTCCAGCGCAATTGCCTGCATTTGTTTGACCACGGCTTCGGTTCTGTCCAGACTGGCCGCATCCGGTAGTTGCGCTACCGCAACCAGGTATTGCTTATCCTGCTGCGGAATAAAGCCACCCGGCACTGAGTTGAACAAACCTACGGTTGAACCCACCAGCGCTAAGTACACCACACCCACGACCACACTCATGCGGATCAGTTTTTGTACCAGCTTCTCGTAACCCTGCGCACCTTTGTCGAACATGCGGTTGAAGGGTTTGAATAACCAGGTGCCAAACAGTTTGTCGAGCACGCGAGTCAGGCCATCTTTAGGCGCATCATGCGACTTTAACAGCAAGGCAGAAAGCGCAGGCGACAAGGTCAGCGAGTTAAAGGCCGAGATCAAAGTTGAAATGGTGATCGTCAGGGCAAATTGCTTGTAAAACTGGCCCGACAGTCCGGTAATAAAGGCCGTTGGAATAAACACCGCACACAATACAAAGGCGATGGCAATAATCGGCCCGGTTACCTCAGTCATGGCAATCTTAGTTGCCTCAAACGGGCTGTAACCGTCGGCAATATTACGCTCAACGTTTTCGACCACCACAATAGCGTCGTCCACCACAATCCCGATGGCCAGCACCAGACCAAACAGAGACAGCGTATTAATCGACACACCCAGCATCTGCATGATGGCAAAAGTACCAATCAATGACACAGGCACGGCAATTAATGGAATGATAGACGCACGCCAGGTTTGCAGGAACACCACAACAACCACAACTACCAGCAAAATGGCTTCCAGTAACGTCTGGATAACGGCGTCAATTGAGCCACGTACGAATACGGTAGGGTCATAAGCAATTTCATATGTCATGCCCGCTGGGAAGTCTTTCGCCAGACGCGCCATTGTCGCACGTACGTTGTCAGACAAGGCAATGGCATTAGAGCCCGGACGCTGGAATACCGGCATCGCCAGCGCTGGCTGGTTGTCCAGCATAGCGCGCAGCGCATAGTTTTCCTGACCCAGTTCAACACGCGCAATGTCCTGCAAACGTGTGATCTGGCCCTGCTCGCCCACTTTGATGATCACCTGCTCAAATTCATCAATCTGAGTTAAGCGCCCTTTTACATTTAACAATACCTGAAACTGGTTCTCATCCGGTGAAGGCTGAGCACCCAAAGAGCCTGCGGCCACCTGCTGGTTTTGTGCACGTAACGCATTGATCACATCACCCGCAGTGAGGTTACGCGCTGCCAGTGCATCGGGATTTAGCCACACACGCATAGAGTATTTAGCACCACCGAATAGTTGCAAATCGCCCACTTCCGGCAAACGCTTCAGCTCATCTTTGATATAGATGTCGGCATAGTTAGCCATGTAAGAGGTATCCTGCTGACCATCCGGAGACACTAAATGCACCACCAGCGCCAGGTTAGGTGACGACTTTTGCGCTGTTACACCTAAGCGTTGTACTTCCTGAGGAAGGCGTGGCAAGGCATTGTTCACCCGGTTTTGCACCTGAACCTGTGCCTGGTCCAAATCTGTGCCCAAAGCAAAGGTCACAGTCAGGGTAAGACGGCCATCGCTGGTTGCCTGAGACGAATGGTACAGCATGTTTTCCAGGCCATTGAGCTCCTGCTCAAGCGGCGTTGCGACGGTCTGACCAATCACTTTGGGGTTGGCACCCGGATAGCTGGCGTTAACCACCACGGTTGGTGGGACAACTTCCGGGTATTCGCTGACCGGCAACTGAAACAGCGAGATAGCGCCGGTGATCACAAACACCAGCGAGAGCATGGCCGCAAAAATCGGCCTGCTAATAAAAAAGTGAGAAAAGTTCATAATTGCCTCTTAGTTTGCAGCGCTAAGCTGAGTATTGCGCTGTGCAATCACAAGACGGGTATCATCCAGGTTCAGCGTCACCATGTTTGGGGTGATAGGCATGCCCGGACCAACACGTGCAGGACCATTGGCAGCGACTTTATCACCTGCTTCCAGACCCGATTTAATCGCACGGAATGCACCGTAGCGCTCACCCAGCTCTACCAGGCGGTATTGCAGCGTGTTATTGGCATCGACCGTCAGTACAAAGCGGTTTTTCAGATCCGTTCCAATGGCACGCTCAGGCACCAAAGGCATGGTTGCAGCATCAGCCGAGCCCAAAGAGATGCGCGCAAAGGCACCTGGTTTCAGGCCGTGTTGCTGCGCATCAAACACTGCGCGTACGCCTAAAGTGCCAGTATTGGGGTTAATTTCGTTATCGATAAAATCAACCACGCCAGGCACCGATGCGCCACCGTTGATACGCTGTAATTGCACGGTAACCGCATCGGTGGCATCCACACCGGCAAACTTGTCACTCCAGGTGCGCTCGTCCACATCAAAGTATGCATAGATCTGCTGATCTGAGACTATGGTTGCCAGCGTGGTTTCACCGGCGCTCACATAATTACCTTTGGTCACGATAGCACGCGAAATCACGCCACTGATCGGCGCTTCAACCTGGCTGAACTCCAGATCCAGACGCGCTTTTTTCAGCTGTGCGGCGATAGCATCGCGGTTAGCCTGTGCCTGGCGCAATGTCGCCGCACGCTGCTCGGCAAGCTCGGTTGACATGGCTTTTTCAGCCACCAGCTGTTTGGCACGGCGTGCTTCGCTTTTAGCCTGCATTAAAGCCGCATCGGCACTGACCAGCTGTGCGTTCAGGGTTTCTACCTGCACTTCAAACGGGCGCGGGTCAAGTCTGAACAACGTCTGGCCCTTTTCAATTCTTTCACCTTCTTTGAATGTCATCTGCTCTACCTGACCAGATACGCGAGGCTTAAGCACCACCCGCTCCGGCGCTTGCAAACGCGTGGTAAAGGTATGCCATGACTGCACCGGGGCCATTTTGACCTGTGCCACATCTATGGTCAGCGGCGGTGGCTGCTGCTGCCCTTCCTGTGCATTTGGCTGGCTACAACCGCTGAGCACCAAAGCAAGTGCGACCGCACTGAGTGTATAGCTAATTTTATTCATGACATTCTCCGACAGTATGAGTTGCTATGATGGTACGAAGAATTACCGTGTAGAAAAATGGTAGTTTTTTAAAAACATTAGTGCCAGAATGGCACCAATAAACTTTTCTTTGTGTTGAAAGGACAGATTATGGATACCACCAGCCGGTTGATTATGTTGCTCGAAGTTGTTGAGCAGGGGTCATTTTCTAAGGCAGCTGAACTAAGAAATATAGACCGTTCAGTGATCTCCAAACAGATAGGCAAGCTTGAAGAAGAACTGGGCGTGCGACTGCTCAACCGCACTACCCGATCATTTTCCCTGACCGCAGCCGGTGCTGAAATGGTAAAAAAGGCCGCAGATTTGCGCTTACTATTACAGGATACAGTGCAACTGGCAGAAAACTATCACCAGGAGCCTAGGGGCTTATTGCGCATCACCGCATCGAGCTATATCGGTCAACATTACCTGATGCCGGTCATCAACGATTTCCAGAAGCGCTTTCCTCAGGTCAGTGTTGAGATACGTATGGATGACCGGGTGGTGGATATGATCTCAGAAGGATATGATCTGGCGTTTCGGGTTGGAGAACCCCGCGACTCCTCTCTGGTAGCCCGAAAGATTGCCCGCAATAAAATGCTGATCCTGGCAACCCAACGCTTTATCGACACCTATGGCGAGCCAAAGACCATGGCCGATCTGGCAGACTTGCCCGCAGCCTCATACAGCAGCTCACACCTGCGCTTTGAAGCTATCAGCTACATAGATGAAGATGGCAAGCCACAGGAGCAGCCCATTACGCCAGTGTTTCGCTCCAATGATGCAGAGGCCCTGATGAGCAAAGTACTATCACACACCGCGTTTTTTACTGCACCGGCCTTCTTCTTTGCCGACGGAGTAGATACCGACCAGCTGGTCCCCCTGCTGACCCATGTCAATCTGCCCGATTACAGTGCGGTGTATGCCGTTTACCCGCACCGGGATTTACCCGTCAGAACCCGATTATTTCTGGACGCGGCACGGCATTATATCGGCGAGCATAAGCCGCGCTGGGAGCTGAACATTCCCGGAATAGAGCAACTCTATCAGCCTAAAGCAAAATAATAGCTCAGAACGGGTGCTTTTCTACTCATACGAAATTGTCAATAATGATAGTGGCAGAACACTGGTGAAAAGCATCTGCTTTGCGCTCCAGCACTGGAGTGCGAAACATTCTCCGCAATTATCAACCACCGCCGCACTTTACTCTTATCAATAATGTTATTTCACAAAGAGTCATGATTCACCTCGCAAAAACTAAAATTAGCTAATAAATATCATGTATTTAAACTAATTAGTCGACCACAGCTTAAAATGTTAACAGAAGAAT is a window of Pseudoalteromonas sp. R3 DNA encoding:
- a CDS encoding multidrug efflux RND transporter permease subunit; the protein is MNFSHFFISRPIFAAMLSLVFVITGAISLFQLPVSEYPEVVPPTVVVNASYPGANPKVIGQTVATPLEQELNGLENMLYHSSQATSDGRLTLTVTFALGTDLDQAQVQVQNRVNNALPRLPQEVQRLGVTAQKSSPNLALVVHLVSPDGQQDTSYMANYADIYIKDELKRLPEVGDLQLFGGAKYSMRVWLNPDALAARNLTAGDVINALRAQNQQVAAGSLGAQPSPDENQFQVLLNVKGRLTQIDEFEQVIIKVGEQGQITRLQDIARVELGQENYALRAMLDNQPALAMPVFQRPGSNAIALSDNVRATMARLAKDFPAGMTYEIAYDPTVFVRGSIDAVIQTLLEAILLVVVVVVVFLQTWRASIIPLIAVPVSLIGTFAIMQMLGVSINTLSLFGLVLAIGIVVDDAIVVVENVERNIADGYSPFEATKIAMTEVTGPIIAIAFVLCAVFIPTAFITGLSGQFYKQFALTITISTLISAFNSLTLSPALSALLLKSHDAPKDGLTRVLDKLFGTWLFKPFNRMFDKGAQGYEKLVQKLIRMSVVVGVVYLALVGSTVGLFNSVPGGFIPQQDKQYLVAVAQLPDAASLDRTEAVVKQMQAIALEVPGVAHTVAFPGLSVNGFTNSTNSGIVFTPLADFSERQDPSLSAHAIAMQLNMRFAEIDEAFVAVFPPPPILGLGTTGGFKLQLQDRGNKGFEALFAALQNTIGQAQQHPALTGLYSSFRIQVPQMDINVDREQALLQGIPLDEVFNALQIYLGSVYVNDFNLFGRTYQVKAQADAEFRAKQSQINNLKVRNAAGNMVPLGSVVTVTPTTGPDRVMHYNGYMTAELNGSPAPGYSSDQAKEAIESVLAESLPEGISYEWTEVTYQQILAGNTMVYVFPLVVVLVFMVLAAQYESLRLPLAIILIVPMTIFSALAGVYMLGGDNNIFTQIALIVLVALASKNAILMVEFARDKHKSGATHLEAIMEACRLRLRPILMTSIAFTAGVVPLVLASGAGAEMRQAMGNAVFFGMIGVTVFGLLFTPVFYRLLTLNDRAKEGLQDSANEPVIEK
- a CDS encoding efflux RND transporter periplasmic adaptor subunit; its protein translation is MNKISYTLSAVALALVLSGCSQPNAQEGQQQPPPLTIDVAQVKMAPVQSWHTFTTRLQAPERVVLKPRVSGQVEQMTFKEGERIEKGQTLFRLDPRPFEVQVETLNAQLVSADAALMQAKSEARRAKQLVAEKAMSTELAEQRAATLRQAQANRDAIAAQLKKARLDLEFSQVEAPISGVISRAIVTKGNYVSAGETTLATIVSDQQIYAYFDVDERTWSDKFAGVDATDAVTVQLQRINGGASVPGVVDFIDNEINPNTGTLGVRAVFDAQQHGLKPGAFARISLGSADAATMPLVPERAIGTDLKNRFVLTVDANNTLQYRLVELGERYGAFRAIKSGLEAGDKVAANGPARVGPGMPITPNMVTLNLDDTRLVIAQRNTQLSAAN
- a CDS encoding LysR family transcriptional regulator, translating into MDTTSRLIMLLEVVEQGSFSKAAELRNIDRSVISKQIGKLEEELGVRLLNRTTRSFSLTAAGAEMVKKAADLRLLLQDTVQLAENYHQEPRGLLRITASSYIGQHYLMPVINDFQKRFPQVSVEIRMDDRVVDMISEGYDLAFRVGEPRDSSLVARKIARNKMLILATQRFIDTYGEPKTMADLADLPAASYSSSHLRFEAISYIDEDGKPQEQPITPVFRSNDAEALMSKVLSHTAFFTAPAFFFADGVDTDQLVPLLTHVNLPDYSAVYAVYPHRDLPVRTRLFLDAARHYIGEHKPRWELNIPGIEQLYQPKAK